The Clupea harengus chromosome 26, Ch_v2.0.2, whole genome shotgun sequence genome has a segment encoding these proteins:
- the LOC105903416 gene encoding TBC1 domain family member 24-like: MMTITEPDNWEISSCSGMKYGQYVEWEKIDPEAALRYGKMLESDLHELKSMGRTGFWAMPHTLRAKAYDHIISSISTHQDVDLYHQSTGQLFGEHKISTHPFPVFMEDGEIPRYCLNKAGLNSVKKILVCINKQFPEVTFCPILPALVSLLLHFSEDEAQCFHSICSLVNYTDPAKRYIDQTFHTSRASCMTFGDLANRYCRGIRKLIASSHQNLFEFYSDWIMWIFADLPFTYAIRVLDVYLQEGYKVLYRVALALLSLYKVSVASRVAHVDDFRRDMKSFVENVSRHITVEHLLKKAFGIQLPPRKELHYLFNANKDALIHRGILQR; the protein is encoded by the coding sequence ATGATGACTATCACAGAGCCAGACAACTGGGAGATTAGTTCATGTTCAGGTATGAAGTATGGTCAGTACGTGGAATGGGAGAAGATTGATCCTGAGGCTGCCTTGCGTTATGGGAAGATGCTGGAGAGTGACCTTCACGAGCTCAAGTCCATGGGTCGCACAGGATTCTGGGCTATGCCACACACCCTGAGGGCTAAAGCTTACGACCACATAATCAGCAGCATTAGCACCCATCAAGACGTCGACCTCTACCACCAGTCAACCGGGCAGCTTTTTGGGGAGCACAAGATCAGCACGCATCCATTTCCAGTGTTCATGGAGGACGGTGAAATCCCCAGGTATTGCCTCAACAAGGCCGGCCTGAACTCAGTCAAAAAGATTCTGGTCTGCATCAACAAGCAGTTCCCCGAGGTCACGTTCTGCCCCATCCTCCCGGCCCTGGtctccctcctgctccactTCAGCGAGGACGAGGCTCAGTGCTTCCACAGCATCTGCAGCCTGGTGAATTACACCGATCCAGCCAAGCGCTACATCGACCAAACCTTCCACACATCCAGGGCCTCATGCATGACCTTTGGGGACTTGGCCAACAGGTACTGCCGCGGAATCCGTAAGCTCATCGCCAGCTCCCACCAAAACCTCTTTGAGTTCTACTCCGACTGGATCATGTGGATCTTTGCTGACCTGCCCTTCACCTATGCCATCAGAGTGCTGGACGTGTACCTGCAGGAGGGCTACAAGGTGCTGTACAGGGTGGCCCTGGCTCTGCTTAGCCTCTACAAGGTCTCTGTGGCCTCTCGAGTGGCCCACGTAGATGATTTTCGGAGGGACATGAAAAGCTTTGTGGAGAACGTGTCTAGACACATCACAGTGGAGCACCTGCTGAAGAAGGCATTTGGAATTCAGCTTCCCCCTCGAAAGGAGCTCCACTACCTCTTCAATGCAAATAAGGATGCGCTTATCCACAGAGGGATCCTTCAGAGGTAA